ttacttagtaGGAAATACGGTGACTGTCCCGTATATGTAAGACGTATAGCAATTTAGCCactatgaaataaataggttATTCAGAATCGGAAAATTCACGTGTAAATTTCTGCGGAGCGCTTGTTAAGGTATAAAATACCTACGCAATTaggtatttcataattttcatttgcGAAATTTCGCTTGTGTACGCACCGGAACACCGCATGTTCTCAgtgtattaaacaaaaataatagttgtgtaatgttaataatagatatttttgctACGcgtgtgtaaaattttatgacgGTAATCCCGGAAAGGACGAGAATCGGCGATCGgattcttatttaaaaataaaggttttaaGTACGTATTATTATAGCGTtcttaaagaatttaaaaatggacACATAATTAGGATCCTGTTCAGTATTTCATTTAGTATGAGTTTAATAGAATGAGTATGAGTGAAAATTAATAGACGTAGTAAAAGTTTAATACTATTTCAAATGTTTCCCCGTCCTGGGTAGATCCTATGATAGTTTAACCCTATCGAAGATGTAGCTCCCGCGGGACGCAACTCACCAAGTATTCAGACCACACCCGCGATGCAGGCGGGAAAACTTACTTGATAATGTATGATTGATTTCACAAGGGAATAAAACATTCTCATGTTATTGTAAGAAGAATTTCTAACACGCTGGAAAGAAATCGAAACTATTGTATATTCAGAGCGGATACGAAATATTTGTTGCTACCGGGCGTTTCTTGTCGAGATTCCGGGTCAGGATGCTGCGCAACCAGATCACTTAGGCATAGCGTCAACCTTGATTATTTGcacaattttcatacaatactGCTACCACTTCAGTTAGTATAAAAAGTTATCGGTTGCTGGAGCAAGTATCAGTCATCGGTTTAGTTTTCACCCGGTCAGAGGAAATGAAGGCATTCGTGTTTTGCTGCGTGGGTCTCGCGGCGCTGGCGTACGTCAGCTGTCACGTGACCCGGGAGAGGCGCGCCGCTGACTTGGAGGGGGCGGCCAGCCACCACGGCGGCAAGTGGGACAAGGGCGGCGGACACGAACACCACGCGCATCACCACCACGACCACGGGGAGAAGGGCCACAAGGGATACAAGGGACATCATCATCACGAACACGGCAAGAAGGGACATCATCATCACGAGGGACACAAGGGGCATCATGACGAACACGGCGGCCACAAGAAACACCACCACCACGACGACGGCCATCACCATGAGCATCATCATGGAGAGAAAGGACACAAAGGACACGGTCACCACGAAGAGGGTCACTATCACAAGGGTCACTCCACGAAGGGTCACCACGGTGTGCATAAACACGATGAGTTTAAGAAGGAAAAACACTTCCACGACCATCACCACGACGGCGGCCATCACGAGCATCACGGTGGACACCACGAGGAACACGGCCACAAGAAGGGCGGTGAATTCCACCACGGACACAAGCACGGCGGCCACCATCACCACGAGCACGGCAAGGGAGGGCACCACGAGAAGGGCGGACACCACCACGACCACAAAGGACACCACGATGAGGGCGGCCATCACGagcatcatcatcatcatcatgacCACGGCAAGAAGGGCGGTCATGAGGAACACAAGCATTGGGGTCATAAGAAGGGACACTAAGGTGTCACTTTGTCCATATCGAGTTGCCAGTTATTTTAGGCCTAGGTTTAGCTATATTAAGCTTACCTTTAAGTGTTGTTGACTGTGATTCATTGTTATaacgtttataaaatatactgtcGTGAAAATTGTTACCTACTGAGAAGTTTTACTTATTCCAGGAAATTGGTATTTGCTTTTTCGTAGGAAAACAAACTTATCAGTTTCACGTCACGTTTCAACAACAAAGTTACATAAAATTGTTGGCTGTGGTCCGTTGGCAACGGCTCCCGGCAAGATAAGTACCTAACCTAATGTTGAGAAACTAGAGCGCTGCCCGAGATTGGCCTACATTTAACTGCGCGCAATTAGATGTGGTTGCAATCAAGCGTTTTCTATACAAAACAAGTGCAATATAGCTGAAATAGATAACGTTTCTCAATAGGGTTGTGTGGTACCTTGTCGCCGCCAGATGAAACCGCTCGGCTGAAAAAAGGCGAGCAAGATAAATGTTTCAATGTCAGCTTGACTGCCTTTGTGTACTTTTACTATTCTTGTACAGTGGGATCTACGAACAAATTATGAAGtattcttatataaaatatggacgactttttatataaaataaatgttagtaGGTGGTGCCGAGAGTGGTGTCTTTGGTGCTACCAAAGACACCACTCTCGGCATGTGTCACGAACGGCACAGAGCGTTGGTTTTCAGTCACACGAAATAATTGGGTATGACACATTGGCTGGGAATGGCACATGGAATACTAGTTACACAgattaaaaaggaaaaataatccTTGTAAGTAAGTAGAACcaattctttaataaaaacagGAAAGTGTATCGGGTGTAAGAGGAGGGTTTCAGAAAATAAGTtggatgaaaagaaaaaacctAAATGTGTTATTTCCACGTGTTTTATCATCAGTAATTACGTCTAACTATCTTAAACATGCCaagtaactaataataaaataaagaaatatataattaaattgaataataaaaattttgaaactagTTAAACATCAGCGAATAATTTGCGACTAACTTCCTGGCAGAAGTGGCAAATCCAAGAAGTTTTGGTTTGATGTTGATATGGATGATAAATGCGCGTCAATAGTCAGACAAATAAAGATACAGAATACTGTGCTAAGTAGAGGAGGAAAAcagactctgggctccgaatTCTTATGGCAGTGTAGGCAACCGGGAAAAGACACATTTTAGAGAGAATAgttaaaacagtatttttatttgttcgataaaaaaaaacttctgcTTTATCGAGTTAAAATTACTTGAAATGGGTGTTTTGGTGCCATTACGAAGAAGTACGAGTTAACGAAAACCGGTcaactgtttaaaaaaatacatttaaaagtacGTCTACTCCTTTGCTGGCATTCAGCCAACACGGccaaaattaactttatttttagctcAGTTTTACCACCTAACGGCGACATCTAAATTGCATAAGCTACGaacaaagaaaatgaaaaacgtATGCGACCAGTCGAACATAAGCTAGCTTTTCAATAAAGCTGATACATTTTTCTTGCTAACTAtattcactcgggtaaaaacataataagttatacacctaaactttcctaagcaatcacactatctatcagtgaaaaccacatgaaaataagtatagttgtttttgagtttatcgcgaacagatagacagacgcggcagaggattttcttttatattatgttccAGTACACCATAGTAGTCTACGCTACAGTAGGGAGGTActatgaataaataactaaaaacatatactacaaatcccactaatattataaaggcgaaatttattttattttatttatttctttttttcaggCAACAAGTTGTAATAACAAATGcccatacaaatatacaataagTTTGTGAGTATTACTCTTACTTTACTTCATCAAGATCAAACAgctggaccaatttttatgtaatttggtattGTGGTAATGTGTTAAAGTGCCTAAGCCGTTTGTAAAcggacaaatcatacaaattGCCTGCGACATATGGCACCTTGGAATACTTTTATTCCCTATATACGCCATTCCCgcaggatttggtcaaaatgTCTGATAGTAAATGgggctttataaagtagatttgcataaaaacgtaagtGGGGTggagctagtataatatatacttcaTTTATAGGAATCTAGGTGCTACGCTAAGCCTTAGGTTTTTTACCACGGCAAGCATGgataaaatatgtgaaatagtaaaatatttgattacagaaataactattatgtGGTGATATGTTATATAATGCTATTGTTTACAGCATTAGAAGCATAAGTACCATATTATATGCGAATATAAACGATTCTTTGCTTTTGAAGTTTTCAGTTGGTTAACCAACTccgtcaaaaataaatgtcatgGATTTGGTCTGAGCCTAACCGTGTGGGAAACGGAATAACAGGTTGCTCGACGGTCATAAACATTGACCTGGCCAATAGCACTGTCCCGTTGCCCGTATTTCTAAAACGCTTTCTTATATGAGCGAAACGAAAAATATGACTaatctatagttttctttgaTGACATCATATAGGATGCACCGAACACCtcacaagaaataaaatttgttacataGGTCGCTCAATTTGCATAGGTCATATCAATCAAAAGGTGTGACGTTCACACGTTGCTTGCATATCTTGCGATGGTAATCAAgacttatttgtaattatttatatgcattTAAAAGTTcttgtaatagtttttgtaatatcatttatttaaacaataagaaaaatcAACGTTTTTCAAAACTTCACAATCTCCACAACCATTAAACTAGCGGCTGCAAAAAACAAAtctctatataaaataaacaaattaaaaaaatatatattttaaatagctaCATTGTtgcacaaaaacaaaattataaaaacttgtaaatctGTACCAAACgtgtataaatgtataattattaaaatagtaataagtacatacttaactaaaaaacaataaaatacgtCACAATCGACAATCGTAAAAGtgcaaaaataattgtttaaaaattaatttaaaaatacctatctaattatgaaaattgaaTGCATGTgaaggtattttataaatcggAAAAAGACCTGAAAAATCTTTTGTCCACAATTTATATCGCTTTGTTGTCGGATTCCTAGGCAAGCCAATCAGTGTGGTGTTAGATATGTTCCTTTTGTAACAACATTCAGTGAGTGTGACAGGGTCCTTGATCAAAGGTAACTTTAGGGGAATTTCTAATGTTTCATTTATCTTGGAATGTGGAAAGTTGGCAGTATTTTGAGGAAAAACACCATATGCCGGTCGTTTGGCCTTACGATGTTTCTGatcctttattatattattgcacCAATCCCACAAGTTTTCATCAGCAGCACCACGTCGTTTAAGCCTATTTGACAATTCTGCTACATTTGGTAATGGTCTTAAAGTCAAAATTGGCTTAGTCAGGTTGTCAAATACAAGATGTCTGAAGGAGTAGGCACCGGTCGACTTTTCACTCGCTTTTGTGCTCATTGCCTGCACTTGTCTCATCTTTGAGGAAGGCAAATGTATACTTGTGACGCAAGTAGAGGCAGGTTTTAACAGAGGATTCAGGGGAGTTACAAAATCTAAACTTATATCATGAGCAAGCATTAACTTCTCCAATTTTTCGAAACTATTTTTTAGCTGAGCTTTAGTTGATAGTTCTACATGGTAATCTTGTATCAGGTAAGCCCAATACTTGTTCACTCGGACGTAGTCTCCAAGTTGACGAGAAggtaaatatgataaaatttttttagcaATTTCTGAAGGTAGGAGTTGTATGTAGTCTACAGTCTCAAGTGCTTCAGGTTTTGGTCTGTTTACCTTCCAAATTTTGCGTTTGGTGCCATCCTTGAAAGTCATCTCTATTTCGTCTAATTTCAGACTTTTTCGCATTTCCAGTAATGTATTATTCCAATGTATTAAGTTTAACTCCAATTCTTTCTCAGCTTCACCTGACTTGGGTTTCCAATCTGATGAACTAACTTTAAAAGCAGACGTCATGTTTTGATTGCTCCTATTACCTTTATCGATTGCTTGAGACGAGTCACAAACGATAAATTCCTTTAGGTTTTGTAGCTGCTCTGTGCGGTATTTTTGGTAAATTGCCTCACATcgttttaaaactatgcacATAATTGGACCTCCAGATAGGCTTAAGAGTTCCAGCAAAACTTTCGCTTGGATTTGTGGCTCTAAAGAAAGAAACCAATAGCGGCCGTTCTTCATGACTTGAGCCAAAATATTGACAGGAAGAGCAGTTCGATTGTAATCCAAGGGTACGGAATCGTAGCTACTCCAAGCTGTCGGTTGATGTGACGATATTACAGCGTCTTTAGGTTGACAATTCCAGATGGATTTCAGTAAGCAAGACAGTGTCCAGGCACTGCGAACATCTTCTAATAAAGCCAATATGTATCGTTTTTTATTAGCCCATGATATTCTAATAAACCATGATTTCATTTGAAACAGATTTTTAGAAACGTTTGCTGACTCATCTTTTGTCTCTTTTTCAATACTTCCACAAATCATATCTGATAATATCAGGTCTTTAACAAGATGCACTTGTTTAGTTAGTTCTGAGAATGTTATCATcatttttgaaagttttaaatatataatgactATTATGAACCACAATTGCTGAAAATTgagattataatttagtttaccCTTAGTGTTTaagcattttaaaaatcaaatcaacctactataaaattagaagaatgacatattttttttattatatgtctaTGGAATATTACCTACCTCTTTAGTAATTGATCTGAGACGTACCTTCATGGACCTACATGGCCTGTATAGTGACGGATGGGAAAATCGGGAGAATGAGCTTTTTTACTTTCTTGTGTTTGTCATAAacacaagtaaataattattttcccgTAGTGAGCTGGTTCcagtgaaattttgttttattaaacttttattccTC
This genomic stretch from Plodia interpunctella isolate USDA-ARS_2022_Savannah chromosome 16, ilPloInte3.2, whole genome shotgun sequence harbors:
- the LOC128676498 gene encoding histidine-rich glycoprotein-like, with the translated sequence MKAFVFCCVGLAALAYVSCHVTRERRAADLEGAASHHGGKWDKGGGHEHHAHHHHDHGEKGHKGYKGHHHHEHGKKGHHHHEGHKGHHDEHGGHKKHHHHDDGHHHEHHHGEKGHKGHGHHEEGHYHKGHSTKGHHGVHKHDEFKKEKHFHDHHHDGGHHEHHGGHHEEHGHKKGGEFHHGHKHGGHHHHEHGKGGHHEKGGHHHDHKGHHDEGGHHEHHHHHHDHGKKGGHEEHKHWGHKKGH